A window from Alkalicoccobacillus plakortidis encodes these proteins:
- a CDS encoding MalY/PatB family protein has product MYRFDEVIERKGTNSLKWDGLEQRYGASDLLPMWVADMDFKAPQPVLDALTNRVQQGVFGYITPSSSVNEAIVNWASRRYEWEIDSSSIVHTVGIVPTISNLVKVFTEPGDEVIIQTPVYYPFYDVISKNDRSIVRNPLLQDENGQFTMDLTQLEASITEKTKMLVFCHPHNPGGRVWSRQELEELAALCKKYDLLVVSDEIHADLLFDGYNHIPFASINEDMADRTFTCLAPTKTFNLAGIIASYIVIQNKKRRLDLKRYLESTFMNSPNSFAALATEVAYNEGEEWLHELMQYVQQNYQFTADFIHTNMPKINVIKPQGTYLLWLDFSQLPLEADERKQWLVEEAKVALNHGPMFGEEAENFERLNLACPREILQKGLNQIKQAYEKQQF; this is encoded by the coding sequence GAAGTAATTGAACGCAAAGGGACAAACTCTTTAAAGTGGGACGGATTAGAACAACGTTATGGAGCAAGTGATTTATTACCGATGTGGGTTGCAGATATGGATTTCAAAGCTCCGCAGCCTGTGCTTGACGCACTAACCAATCGAGTGCAACAAGGAGTGTTTGGATACATAACACCTTCTTCTTCTGTAAATGAAGCCATTGTTAATTGGGCAAGCCGGAGATATGAGTGGGAAATTGATTCAAGTTCAATCGTTCACACTGTTGGAATTGTGCCAACGATCAGCAATCTTGTGAAGGTGTTCACCGAACCTGGTGATGAAGTCATCATTCAGACACCTGTGTATTATCCTTTTTACGATGTCATTAGTAAAAATGACCGTTCAATTGTTAGAAACCCTCTGCTTCAAGATGAAAATGGGCAATTTACAATGGATCTTACTCAGCTTGAAGCGTCCATCACAGAAAAAACAAAAATGCTTGTTTTCTGTCATCCACATAACCCAGGAGGTCGGGTTTGGTCGAGACAAGAGCTTGAAGAATTAGCTGCTCTTTGTAAGAAGTATGATTTGTTGGTTGTATCGGATGAAATTCACGCGGATCTATTATTTGACGGATACAACCATATTCCGTTCGCGTCAATTAATGAGGATATGGCAGACCGGACATTCACATGTCTTGCTCCGACAAAAACGTTTAATCTTGCAGGAATTATTGCATCCTACATTGTCATTCAAAACAAGAAGAGACGACTGGATCTAAAAAGATATTTGGAATCTACTTTTATGAATAGTCCAAATTCGTTTGCCGCTTTAGCAACAGAAGTCGCCTATAATGAAGGGGAAGAATGGCTTCACGAGTTGATGCAATATGTTCAGCAGAATTATCAATTTACGGCAGATTTTATTCACACTAACATGCCAAAGATTAACGTGATCAAACCACAAGGAACCTATCTACTATGGCTCGATTTTAGTCAACTTCCATTAGAGGCAGATGAACGGAAGCAGTGGCTAGTTGAAGAAGCAAAGGTTGCATTAAACCATGGACCGATGTTTGGAGAAGAAGCAGAGAACTTTGAACGTCTGAATTTGGCTTGCCCAAGAGAAATACTTCAAAAAGGACTGAACCAAATCAAACAAGCATACGAAAAACAACAATTTTAA
- a CDS encoding sporulation histidine kinase inhibitor Sda, with protein MNNLQDDMLVEAYVKAKELSLSEDFIMLLHQELEQRNLQHKLDSHFAAPTI; from the coding sequence ATGAATAATTTACAAGATGATATGTTGGTGGAGGCGTATGTAAAAGCAAAAGAGCTTAGCTTAAGTGAAGATTTTATTATGCTTCTGCATCAAGAGCTTGAACAACGTAATTTACAGCATAAATTAGATTCACATTTTGCAGCTCCGACTATTTAA
- a CDS encoding YwpF-like family protein, which produces MKTFKLYALYLLAGDNESIRQESIPIKDGLIINMENKERTWFIHAVVPKENLRFFEGEQKANRHVFLNVIITSKDNHPAAMITSIETITELSDGYSIVFKGRIVLGRDDVLEDVLEDLLTDGHSTESLLERFKQRTENLESYSEKTLNEVYKDLKESGKYVLL; this is translated from the coding sequence ATGAAGACATTTAAGCTCTATGCACTCTATCTTTTGGCGGGAGACAATGAATCCATAAGACAAGAATCGATTCCTATAAAAGATGGGCTCATTATCAACATGGAAAACAAGGAACGAACTTGGTTTATTCATGCAGTTGTACCAAAAGAAAATTTGCGTTTTTTTGAGGGAGAACAAAAAGCAAACCGCCATGTCTTTTTGAATGTAATTATCACAAGCAAGGATAATCACCCAGCAGCGATGATTACAAGCATCGAGACCATTACAGAATTAAGTGACGGTTATAGCATCGTATTTAAAGGGCGGATTGTGCTTGGTCGTGATGATGTATTAGAAGATGTATTAGAAGATCTTTTAACAGATGGACATTCAACAGAAAGCCTGCTTGAGCGATTTAAGCAGAGGACTGAAAACCTTGAGTCTTACTCTGAAAAAACGTTAAATGAGGTTTATAAGGATTTAAAAGAAAGTGGAAAATACGTATTGTTATAA